One window from the genome of Desulfobacterales bacterium encodes:
- the rhuM gene encoding RhuM family protein produces the protein MTNLPEKSHNSEIILYQTEDGKTKVQVRLMGETVWLSLNQMAELFQRDKSVISKHIRNIYLEGELQAEATVAKFATVHSEGSRQVSRTIDYYNLDVIISVGYRVKSHRGTQFRIWATQRLREYIIKGFTLDDERLKQAAGKAGMRLDGSENAHNRRKIQGYGFSMPEHRFSAGWAGLGQRCRKQWL, from the coding sequence ATGACCAACCTTCCGGAAAAATCGCATAATTCGGAAATTATCCTCTATCAAACCGAAGACGGTAAAACCAAAGTTCAAGTGCGTTTGATGGGTGAAACGGTTTGGCTTTCCCTGAATCAGATGGCGGAACTATTCCAACGGGACAAGTCGGTGATTTCCAAACACATTCGCAACATATACCTGGAGGGAGAGCTTCAGGCCGAGGCAACTGTTGCAAAATTTGCAACAGTTCACTCCGAAGGTTCCCGGCAGGTTTCAAGGACGATTGATTATTACAATCTGGACGTCATAATTTCCGTGGGCTACCGGGTAAAATCCCATCGCGGCACACAGTTTCGCATCTGGGCCACTCAGCGTCTGCGGGAGTATATCATCAAAGGATTCACCCTGGACGACGAACGGCTCAAGCAGGCAGCGGGGAAAGCGGGAATGAGACTGGATGGCTCAGAAAATGCCCATAATAGACGGAAAATTCAGGGATATGGCTTTTCAATGCCCGAACATAGGTTTTCTGCCGGATGGGCTGGCTTGGGTCAAAGATGCCGGAAACAATGGCTGTAA
- a CDS encoding DUF1186 domain-containing protein yields MNEKIIEILDGFKHFKGVYEKDLVDAAIELKEEITPHLIAVLEKLLSDPSSHIENPDFFDHTYAVMLLGHFGEAKAHKTIVDVFSLPGRTSNDLFDDIATEDLPMILLRTCNGTLDHIKAMALNKKADDYCRSSALHAMAYATVARIATREEVLTFFGGLFTGQEADKDSDLWGLLACLVYELYPEELMDTITRAFEDGLIHPGMISYQDFERALRREKNEHLEDLRKDFERRSLDDIHASMSWWACFNPETKDPLPMDYRSANQSGMLSNKSQNQKSAKKKRRKISKASKRKNRR; encoded by the coding sequence ATGAATGAGAAAATTATCGAAATATTAGATGGATTTAAGCATTTCAAAGGCGTTTATGAGAAGGATCTGGTGGATGCTGCCATAGAGTTAAAAGAAGAAATAACTCCCCATCTGATTGCGGTCTTGGAGAAACTGCTTTCCGATCCGAGCAGCCATATTGAAAACCCGGATTTTTTTGATCACACCTATGCTGTCATGTTGCTGGGCCACTTCGGGGAAGCAAAGGCGCATAAGACGATTGTCGATGTGTTTAGCCTGCCGGGTCGAACATCCAATGATCTTTTTGATGATATTGCCACTGAAGACCTGCCGATGATTCTGCTGCGCACCTGCAATGGAACACTCGATCACATCAAAGCCATGGCGCTGAACAAGAAAGCGGATGATTATTGTCGCTCTTCTGCATTGCATGCCATGGCTTATGCCACCGTTGCCCGCATCGCTACCCGTGAAGAGGTGTTGACATTTTTCGGCGGCCTGTTTACCGGACAGGAAGCGGATAAAGATTCCGATCTTTGGGGCTTGCTGGCCTGCCTTGTCTATGAGCTTTACCCGGAGGAATTGATGGATACCATCACGCGGGCTTTTGAGGATGGTCTGATTCATCCGGGAATGATCAGTTATCAAGATTTTGAGCGTGCACTTCGCCGCGAAAAGAACGAACATCTTGAAGATCTGAGAAAAGATTTTGAACGAAGATCACTGGACGATATTCATGCCAGTATGTCCTGGTGGGCTTGTTTTAATCCGGAGACTAAAGATCCGCTTCCGATGGACTATCGTTCTGCAAACCAAAGCGGAATGCTCTCAAATAAATCTCAAAACCAAAAAAGTGCCAAAAAGAAGAGGCGGAAAATATCAAAAGCCTCGAAAAGGAAAAACCGCCGTTAG
- a CDS encoding four helix bundle suffix domain-containing protein: MTKIRPSGGYRTTASFQTATLIYDAAYWFCEKFLNPKSRMTDQMVQAARSGRQNIAEGSRASATSSQTELRLLNVARASLEELLLDFEDFLRHRRLLHWAMGSQDAQAVRGVPSKFKKDQSDRADLTNLTDQERWALYKPWLEHRDPAICANAIICLIHQANFLLDRQIAALEKGFVEAGGYSEQLAAQRLAFRAKKKRPDRTDPSDLIPNCPLCGKPAVLRTAKSGKNAGSQFWGCSDYPDCKGIVKL; encoded by the coding sequence ATGACCAAAATAAGACCAAGCGGTGGGTACCGCACAACGGCAAGCTTCCAAACCGCCACCTTAATCTACGATGCCGCTTATTGGTTCTGCGAAAAGTTTCTTAATCCAAAATCCCGCATGACTGATCAGATGGTTCAGGCCGCCCGGTCAGGCCGCCAGAATATCGCGGAGGGGAGCCGGGCGTCGGCGACATCGTCGCAAACGGAATTGCGCCTTCTCAATGTTGCACGGGCTAGCCTTGAGGAGCTGCTCCTTGACTTTGAAGACTTTCTGCGGCATCGACGCCTGCTACATTGGGCGATGGGATCACAGGATGCCCAGGCAGTCCGCGGCGTGCCAAGTAAGTTCAAAAAAGATCAGTCGGATCGGGCTGATCTGACAAATCTGACGGATCAGGAGCGCTGGGCACTCTACAAGCCGTGGCTCGAACACCGGGACCCGGCCATATGCGCCAACGCCATCATCTGCCTGATTCATCAGGCAAATTTCCTGCTTGACCGGCAGATTGCCGCCCTTGAAAAGGGCTTCGTGGAAGCAGGCGGTTACAGTGAGCAGCTTGCGGCCCAACGGCTGGCTTTTAGGGCGAAGAAAAAAAGACCTGATCGGACGGATCCGTCCGACCTCATCCCCAACTGTCCGCTTTGCGGCAAACCGGCGGTTTTGCGCACTGCGAAAAGCGGAAAAAATGCCGGTAGCCAGTTCTGGGGGTGCTCGGACTATCCAGACTGTAAAGGAATCGTGAAGTTATGA